The proteins below come from a single Zea mays cultivar B73 chromosome 8, Zm-B73-REFERENCE-NAM-5.0, whole genome shotgun sequence genomic window:
- the LOC100285289 gene encoding anthocyanin regulatory C1 protein: MVRKPIHADDAGAKSTEASKERKGLWSPEEDERLFTHITYHGVSTWSSVAQLAGLRRSGKSCRLRWLNYLRPDLKKEPISKREEETIISLQQSLGNRWSTIAARMPGRTDNEIKNYWNSRIRKRLNAAASRAAGCGDGGDSAAEPSGAAAAGGKEDSANAAPPPAAQPTPIPARFPVFGCQLPDGAGGGISSPGSGKSPQSSTTASMRQNAGDESDASDGGGGDSDMVHFLSFDDLDYPGDLLIDVPGAMDAWESQLCYANPMMSSLC, translated from the exons ATGGTGCGGAAGCCGATCCACGCTGACGACGCCGGCGCTAAGAGCACGGAGGCGAGCAAGGAGAGGAAGGGGTTGTGGTCGCCGGAGGAGGACGAGCGGCTCTTCACCCACATCACCTACCACGGCGTCTCCACCTGGAGCTCCGTCGCGCAGCTAGCAG GCCTGCGGAGGAGCGGCAAGAGCTGCCGGCTGCGGTGGCTGAACTACCTGCGCCCGGACCTCAAGAAGGAGCCCATCTCCAAGCGCGAGGAGGAGACCATCATCTCCCTGCAGCAGTCGCTCGGCAACCGGTGGTCGACTATCGCGGCGAGGATGCCAGGCAGGACGGACAACGAGATCAAGAACTACTGGAACTCCCGCATCAGGAAGCGCCTCAACGCCGCCGCCTCCAGAGCTGCAGGCTGCGGCGACGGCGGTGACAGCGCGGCCGAGCCATCGGGGGCCGCGGCCGCGGGAGGAAAGGAGGATTCGGCCAACGCTGCGCCGCCGCCAGCGGCCCAGCCTACGCCCATCCCGGCGCGGTTCCCGGTCTTCGGGTGCCAGCTGCCCGACGGAGCCGGCGGCGGCATTTCGTCTCCCGGCAGCGGCAAGAGTCCACAGTCGTCGACTACTGCGAGTATGCGGCAGAACGCGGGTGACGAGAGCGATGCGAGCGACGGTGGCGGTGGCGACAGCGACATGGTCCATTTCCTCTCGTTCGATGATCTGGATTATCCCGGGGATTTGCTCATTGATGTGCCGGGCGCCATGGACGCGTGGGAGAGCCAACTGTGCTATGCGAATCCGATGATGAGCTCGCTCTGTTGA